One genomic window of Vibrio rhizosphaerae includes the following:
- a CDS encoding DASS family sodium-coupled anion symporter: protein MTSTLLSERLEREPVINKPLFPILLVVIVPLLFYISPAPEGLSVQGWHLCGLFVTTILGLIFKPFPAPVILLSVIAVIGLTGGNTKMVLSGYSSTTTWIVFSALIMSNAILVTGLGKRIGYILIDKFGRTSLGLGYVLAMLDFIVAPCTPSITARAGGLVFSVAKSISASLDSYPESGARKIGSYLMMNSFLNTKSTAYVFLTAAAPNLLVLPFMKDILGVEMTWSSWFVSTVVPGMVMLLLTPLIIYLIYPPEEKKIDNKRIAEEGLKELGAFSKREKVLSVIFILALAGWVMGSVFHLSAAVVAIAAFMLMIICGVVSWDEVLQAKGAWTVLVWFGGIIGLSASLKAEGFFSWLGSLMNHLATAGTNATMALMLIILCSVLVRYFIVSGSAYVVSMVPVFFTLGLMMGISPGLLAIALSCSTIYGSGITHYSSAAGPIIFSENYVPLKHWWAVGAVITFANYAINMTLGLWWWNLLGL from the coding sequence ATGACTTCGACACTGCTGAGCGAAAGGCTCGAACGAGAGCCTGTGATTAACAAGCCATTGTTTCCCATATTATTGGTTGTTATTGTGCCCCTGCTGTTCTACATATCTCCTGCACCGGAGGGGTTATCTGTTCAAGGATGGCATTTATGTGGATTATTTGTCACAACCATCCTCGGATTAATATTTAAACCTTTTCCTGCCCCGGTTATTTTATTATCCGTTATTGCGGTGATTGGTCTGACCGGCGGAAATACGAAGATGGTGTTAAGCGGATATTCATCCACGACCACTTGGATCGTATTTTCTGCGTTAATTATGAGTAACGCAATTTTGGTTACCGGTCTGGGAAAACGGATTGGATATATTCTGATTGATAAGTTTGGCAGAACCAGTCTGGGACTGGGGTATGTTCTGGCAATGCTGGACTTCATTGTCGCCCCATGTACACCATCGATTACGGCCAGAGCCGGTGGTCTGGTCTTCTCCGTGGCGAAAAGTATTTCAGCTTCTCTGGACTCCTATCCGGAATCAGGCGCCAGAAAAATTGGCTCCTATCTGATGATGAACTCGTTTTTAAATACCAAATCAACAGCTTATGTTTTCTTAACGGCGGCGGCTCCAAACTTACTGGTTTTGCCGTTTATGAAAGATATTCTGGGCGTTGAGATGACGTGGTCAAGCTGGTTTGTGAGCACGGTTGTTCCCGGTATGGTCATGCTGCTGCTGACTCCACTGATTATCTACCTGATTTATCCACCGGAAGAGAAAAAAATTGATAACAAGCGCATTGCCGAAGAAGGTCTGAAAGAGCTTGGCGCGTTTAGTAAAAGAGAAAAAGTACTGAGTGTTATTTTCATACTGGCTTTAGCGGGCTGGGTGATGGGGTCTGTATTTCATCTGAGTGCTGCGGTGGTTGCGATAGCTGCATTCATGCTGATGATCATTTGTGGCGTGGTCTCTTGGGATGAAGTATTACAGGCGAAAGGCGCATGGACCGTGCTTGTCTGGTTTGGTGGCATCATCGGGTTGTCAGCGTCTCTGAAAGCAGAAGGTTTCTTCTCATGGCTGGGTTCATTGATGAATCATCTGGCCACTGCCGGTACGAATGCAACGATGGCCCTGATGCTGATTATACTGTGTAGCGTGTTGGTTCGTTATTTCATTGTTTCCGGTTCTGCATACGTTGTATCGATGGTTCCCGTATTCTTTACGTTAGGGCTGATGATGGGAATTTCTCCCGGTCTGTTAGCCATCGCACTATCATGTTCTACGATTTATGGGAGTGGAATTACTCACTATAGTAGTGCTGCCGGTCCGATTATCTTTAGTGAAAACTATGTACCGCTGAAACATTGGTGGGCCGTCGGGGCTGTGATTACTTTCGCGAACTATGCAATTAACATGACATTAGGTTTATGGTGGTGGAATCTGCTCGGGCTATAG
- a CDS encoding response regulator — protein sequence MNRIDLLIVEDIKEISGLLSDHISQIYPFRVVGTAKSLADARMMLNHFSVKLIILDNYLPDGTGIEFFRKLRSQGSNIDIIFITAANDIETATNAIRLGAFDYIIKPFSLDQIAETLGRYAQFHKEISLNEGSQIDQSFIKKMYNKHHNLEDAVRHPKGIDEITLQQILVVFSKDQRYTADQVSAEASVSRTTARRYLEYAVSSGYLRATIQHGKVGRPQRFFSKAIV from the coding sequence ATGAACAGAATTGATTTATTAATTGTTGAGGATATTAAAGAGATTTCGGGCCTGTTATCTGACCATATTTCTCAAATATACCCATTCAGAGTTGTCGGTACAGCCAAATCACTTGCTGATGCCAGAATGATGCTCAACCACTTTTCCGTGAAACTGATCATACTGGATAACTACTTACCAGACGGCACCGGTATTGAATTTTTCCGCAAGCTTCGTTCTCAGGGTAGCAATATTGATATCATCTTTATTACTGCAGCAAACGATATTGAAACAGCAACAAACGCGATTCGTCTGGGAGCGTTTGATTACATCATCAAACCGTTTTCTCTGGATCAGATTGCTGAAACGCTGGGACGCTACGCTCAGTTCCATAAAGAAATCAGTCTGAATGAAGGCAGCCAGATTGACCAAAGTTTCATCAAGAAAATGTACAACAAACACCATAACTTAGAAGACGCCGTCAGACATCCCAAAGGGATCGACGAAATTACCTTACAACAGATTCTGGTGGTCTTTTCAAAAGACCAGCGATACACCGCTGATCAGGTCAGTGCCGAAGCCTCCGTCAGTCGGACAACGGCGAGACGATATCTTGAATATGCAGTCAGCAGCGGGTATTTAAGAGCGACGATTCAGCACGGAAAAGTGGGGCGACCACAACGATTCTTCAGCAAAGCAATCGTCTAA